From one Nitrosococcus halophilus Nc 4 genomic stretch:
- the prpB gene encoding methylisocitrate lyase, which produces MTENNSPGVRLRAAVNAERPLQVVGVINAYGALLAERADFRALYLSGAGVANASFGLPDLGLTTLTEVVEEVRRIVAVTDLPLLVDADTGWGDDLMIAHTVETLSRAGAAGLHLEDQEQGKRCGHRPGKTLVSIEEMRARVAAAVRGRRDEQFVIMARTDAYSLEGLEAAVARAQGYVEAGADMIFAEALSSLEEYRHFTQAVKVPVLANMTEFGRTPLLTVQELGEAGVRLVLYPLSAFRAMSAAALQVYQTLRREGTQQSLIEQMQTREELYEILGYYDYERQRDARPSKEKKS; this is translated from the coding sequence GTGACTGAAAACAACAGCCCTGGCGTCCGTTTACGGGCTGCCGTCAATGCGGAACGGCCTTTGCAAGTGGTGGGGGTCATCAATGCCTATGGGGCGCTGCTTGCCGAGCGGGCTGATTTCCGGGCCCTTTATCTTTCCGGAGCCGGGGTGGCCAATGCATCCTTTGGCCTGCCGGATCTCGGTCTGACAACCCTCACTGAGGTGGTAGAAGAGGTTCGCCGTATCGTGGCGGTGACCGATTTACCCCTGTTGGTGGATGCCGATACCGGTTGGGGAGATGACCTTATGATTGCCCATACCGTGGAGACCTTGAGTCGGGCTGGAGCTGCAGGACTGCATCTAGAAGATCAAGAACAGGGTAAACGCTGCGGCCATCGGCCAGGTAAGACCTTGGTGAGTATTGAGGAGATGAGGGCCCGGGTGGCGGCGGCGGTTAGGGGGCGCAGAGATGAACAGTTTGTGATTATGGCTCGCACCGATGCCTATAGCCTAGAGGGATTGGAGGCAGCGGTGGCGCGAGCACAGGGCTATGTGGAGGCCGGGGCGGATATGATTTTTGCCGAAGCCTTAAGCTCCTTGGAGGAGTATCGACATTTTACCCAAGCGGTGAAAGTTCCGGTGCTGGCCAATATGACCGAGTTTGGACGTACCCCTTTATTGACCGTCCAGGAACTGGGGGAAGCGGGAGTCCGGTTGGTGTTGTATCCCCTAAGCGCTTTCCGGGCTATGAGCGCGGCGGCCTTGCAAGTCTACCAGACCCTGCGCCGGGAGGGGACCCAGCAAAGTTTAATTGAGCAGATGCAAACCCGGGAAGAGCTTTATGAAATATTAGGGTACTATGATTATGAACGCCAACGGGATGCACGTCCGTCAAAGGAGAAAAAATCATGA
- the prpC gene encoding bifunctional 2-methylcitrate synthase/citrate synthase — translation MSPETVSSGLAGVTAGRTAISTVGKEAKGLTYRGYSIEVLAEQASFEEVAYLLIYGQLPSSAQLREYREQLQSLRRLPEELKPVLEALPGNSHPMDVMRTGCSALGCLEPEIDLEQQRDMANRLLALFPSLLLYWYHFHRQGTRIDTHTEEESLAGHFLKLLHGEPPEAIPRRVLDVSLILYAEHEFAASTFAARVTASTLSDFYSAVTAAIGTLRGSLHGGANEAAMALIDRFQRPDEVEQEILTALVRKEKIMGFGHRVYKEADPRNAIIKDWCRQLAERAGDDRLFPISEQIEAVMKREKGLFPNLDFYVAPAYRFLGIPIHLYTPLFVCARVSGWAAHIMEQRADNRLIRPTAEYIGPEPRDFVPIDQRG, via the coding sequence ATGAGTCCAGAAACGGTCAGTAGCGGTCTAGCTGGCGTCACCGCCGGCCGGACAGCCATTAGCACGGTAGGGAAAGAAGCCAAGGGGTTGACCTATCGGGGGTATTCCATTGAGGTGCTGGCTGAGCAGGCCAGTTTTGAGGAAGTTGCTTATTTGCTGATTTACGGCCAGCTTCCCAGCAGTGCCCAGCTTAGAGAATACCGGGAGCAACTGCAATCCCTGCGCCGCCTCCCCGAGGAACTTAAACCGGTGTTAGAGGCCCTGCCGGGCAATAGTCACCCCATGGATGTGATGCGCACCGGGTGTTCGGCCCTGGGTTGCCTCGAGCCGGAAATCGATCTGGAGCAGCAACGGGATATGGCTAATCGCTTGTTAGCCCTGTTTCCTTCCCTGCTGCTGTATTGGTACCACTTTCATCGTCAGGGTACCCGTATCGATACCCACACGGAAGAGGAGTCTTTGGCGGGACATTTTTTGAAACTGCTGCACGGAGAACCCCCAGAGGCAATTCCCCGGCGGGTGTTGGATGTCTCTTTGATTCTTTACGCCGAGCATGAGTTTGCGGCTTCCACTTTTGCCGCCCGGGTGACGGCCTCCACTCTTTCTGACTTTTATTCTGCTGTCACCGCGGCGATTGGCACCCTGCGGGGGTCTTTACACGGAGGGGCCAATGAGGCGGCGATGGCACTCATCGATCGTTTCCAAAGACCGGATGAAGTGGAGCAAGAGATCCTGACGGCGCTCGTCAGGAAAGAAAAAATCATGGGTTTTGGTCATCGGGTATACAAAGAAGCCGACCCGAGGAATGCCATTATCAAGGATTGGTGCCGGCAACTGGCGGAACGGGCAGGGGACGATCGTTTGTTTCCTATTTCCGAGCAGATTGAAGCGGTCATGAAGCGGGAAAAGGGATTGTTTCCCAACCTGGACTTTTATGTCGCGCCGGCTTACCGCTTTTTGGGGATTCCCATTCACCTTTATACGCCCCTCTTTGTGTGCGCCCGAGTTTCCGGTTGGGCCGCCCATATTATGGAGCAGCGGGCCGACAATAGGCTGATCCGCCCCACGGCCGAGTATATCGGTCCCGAGCCCCGGGACTTTGTGCCTATTGATCAGCGCGGTTAG
- a CDS encoding bifunctional 2-methylcitrate dehydratase/aconitate hydratase, with amino-acid sequence MINDRRSAQRPPPDKVLTTLADYVIQGEITSPEAFETAHYCLMDSLGCALLALDNPACTRLLGPIVPGAVFPEGARVPGTVHALDPVQAAFNIGCMIRWLDFNDTWLAAEWGHPSDNLGAILASADYLSRRRQKEGGPPLLMSQVLTALIKAYEIQGVLALENAFNRVGLDHVVLVRVASAAVATALLGGTREQVINALSNAWLDGGPLRTYRHAPNTGSRKSWAAGDATSRGVRLALMALQGEMGYPSALTAPGWGFYQVLFKGRPFVLSRALNSYVVENILFKVAYPAEFHAQTAIEAAIALHPQVMPRWQDIERIVIETQEPAVRIIDKTGPLHNPADRDHCLQYMVAVALLDGRITMNDYEDERARDPWIDALREKMEVAEKKEFTQDYLEPEKRAIANAVQVFFRDGSATSRVEVEYPLGHRRRRTEALPLLLDKFQNSLRGRFPSERCQMILDLFADQERLAAMPVDEFMDLLISSR; translated from the coding sequence ATGATCAATGACAGACGTTCAGCCCAGCGGCCGCCACCGGATAAGGTGTTGACGACCCTTGCGGATTACGTGATCCAGGGGGAAATCACCTCTCCTGAGGCCTTTGAGACCGCCCATTATTGCTTAATGGACAGCCTAGGGTGTGCTTTGCTTGCGCTTGATAATCCTGCCTGTACCCGGCTGCTGGGTCCTATTGTCCCCGGCGCCGTTTTTCCCGAAGGCGCCCGGGTGCCGGGAACGGTGCATGCCCTCGATCCGGTGCAGGCCGCTTTCAATATCGGTTGCATGATCCGCTGGCTGGATTTCAATGACACTTGGCTGGCCGCTGAATGGGGCCATCCCTCCGACAATTTGGGCGCCATTCTGGCCAGTGCCGATTATCTCAGTCGGCGGCGGCAGAAAGAGGGAGGGCCGCCGCTGTTGATGAGCCAGGTATTAACCGCTTTGATTAAGGCCTATGAAATCCAGGGTGTCCTGGCTTTGGAAAATGCCTTTAATCGGGTGGGACTGGATCATGTGGTGCTGGTGCGGGTCGCTAGCGCCGCGGTGGCGACTGCTTTGCTAGGGGGAACCCGAGAGCAAGTCATCAATGCCCTCTCCAATGCTTGGTTGGATGGGGGGCCCTTGCGAACCTATCGCCATGCCCCCAATACCGGCTCCCGCAAGAGCTGGGCCGCCGGCGATGCCACCAGTCGGGGGGTGCGCCTAGCCCTTATGGCCTTGCAGGGAGAAATGGGCTACCCGTCAGCCTTGACGGCCCCCGGCTGGGGGTTTTACCAGGTGCTCTTCAAGGGAAGGCCCTTTGTCTTATCCCGGGCTTTGAATAGCTATGTGGTTGAGAATATCCTGTTCAAGGTGGCCTATCCGGCGGAGTTCCATGCCCAGACCGCCATCGAGGCAGCCATTGCACTACATCCCCAGGTGATGCCCCGGTGGCAGGACATTGAGCGGATTGTGATTGAAACCCAGGAGCCGGCTGTGCGAATCATCGATAAGACCGGTCCTCTCCACAATCCTGCAGACCGGGATCATTGCCTGCAATACATGGTGGCGGTGGCTTTGCTGGACGGCCGGATCACCATGAATGATTACGAAGATGAGCGGGCCCGTGATCCCTGGATTGACGCCTTGCGGGAGAAGATGGAAGTTGCCGAGAAGAAGGAATTTACCCAGGATTATTTAGAGCCTGAGAAACGGGCCATTGCCAATGCGGTCCAAGTCTTTTTTAGGGATGGCAGTGCTACTTCCCGGGTGGAGGTGGAATATCCTTTAGGGCACCGGCGGCGGCGTACCGAAGCCTTGCCCTTGCTGCTGGATAAATTTCAGAACAGTCTGCGCGGCCGTTTTCCTTCAGAACGCTGTCAGATGATTTTGGATCTTTTTGCCGATCAAGAGCGTCTGGCGGCCATGCCCGTGGATGAGTTTATGGATTTGTTGATTAGCTCTAGGTAG
- a CDS encoding AbrB/MazE/SpoVT family DNA-binding domain-containing protein, translating to MSSKNQVVIPRTAREALKLKPGQQLLVLARGDHLVMVPRPEDFVAKLRGLHREVWPQENGKEYLEKERDAWDD from the coding sequence TTGAGTTCAAAAAATCAGGTGGTCATTCCCCGCACCGCTAGGGAGGCGCTGAAACTCAAACCGGGGCAACAACTGCTGGTTCTGGCCCGGGGAGATCATCTGGTCATGGTGCCGCGTCCGGAGGATTTCGTCGCTAAACTGCGTGGTCTGCATCGAGAGGTATGGCCCCAGGAGAACGGTAAGGAGTACCTGGAAAAGGAACGGGATGCCTGGGACGATTGA
- a CDS encoding type II toxin-antitoxin system VapC family toxin, with amino-acid sequence MPGTIESALQEHSCLLLDSCVWIYHIEDHPIFAPLTTKVLEQVASGRSRAVSSELSLLEIKIQPLRQGREDIADEYELLLEAFPNLTLCPIIRPILHAVGLLRARLGLKTPDAIILATGLEHGATCAVTNDHRWRRFEGMEVVCLNDYAA; translated from the coding sequence ATGCCTGGGACGATTGAGTCAGCTTTGCAGGAACATTCATGCTTGCTTCTCGACAGCTGTGTTTGGATCTATCATATCGAAGATCATCCGATATTCGCCCCGTTAACGACAAAGGTTTTGGAACAAGTGGCTTCCGGCCGCAGTCGAGCCGTCTCTTCCGAACTCTCTCTGTTGGAAATCAAAATCCAACCTCTACGCCAAGGGCGGGAGGATATCGCCGATGAATACGAACTCCTGCTGGAGGCATTCCCGAACCTCACGCTCTGTCCCATAATCCGCCCTATCCTACATGCGGTGGGCCTGCTCCGCGCGCGTCTCGGATTGAAAACGCCTGACGCCATCATTTTGGCAACCGGCCTTGAGCATGGTGCCACCTGCGCGGTAACCAATGATCATCGTTGGCGGCGATTCGAAGGAATGGAGGTGGTTTGTCTGAATGATTACGCTGCCTGA
- a CDS encoding dihydrolipoamide acetyltransferase family protein, which yields MNRIFKLPDLGEGLTDAEIVEWHVKVGDEVKMDQPLVAVETAKAIVDIPSPYQGRIDKLYGESGDIIHVDDPLVEFETEGAQPQPEKREDTGTVVGKVETGKEVVQETATRVGQVPSGIKATPAVRALAHRLDVDLSIVTPTGADGMVTATDVQRVAKILAEVGPLEPLRGVRRTMARAMATAHAEVVPVTVNDDADIQAWSPEEDITLRLIRAIVTACQAEPALNAWYDSHAIGRRILKKIDLGIAVDTPDGLFVPVLRDVGNREPANLRQGLDAIKQAVRERKLPPEELRGYTFTLSNFGTFGGRYADPVVIPPTVAILGAGRLHEAVVPVNGKPEIHRILPLSLTFDHRSVTGGEATRFLMVAIQDLEKAE from the coding sequence ATGAACCGTATCTTTAAGCTTCCTGATTTGGGGGAAGGGTTGACCGACGCTGAAATCGTCGAATGGCACGTTAAAGTCGGCGATGAGGTCAAAATGGACCAACCCTTAGTGGCGGTGGAAACGGCCAAGGCCATCGTGGACATTCCGAGCCCTTACCAGGGCCGCATCGACAAGCTATATGGAGAATCCGGGGATATCATCCACGTGGATGATCCCCTGGTGGAATTCGAAACCGAAGGGGCCCAACCCCAACCGGAAAAGCGGGAGGATACGGGCACGGTCGTGGGCAAGGTGGAAACAGGCAAGGAGGTGGTCCAAGAAACCGCCACCCGAGTAGGGCAGGTTCCTTCAGGCATTAAGGCCACTCCTGCCGTGCGTGCCCTCGCCCACCGCCTGGACGTGGATCTCTCCATTGTCACCCCCACGGGTGCTGATGGCATGGTCACCGCCACAGACGTCCAGCGGGTAGCAAAGATACTGGCTGAGGTGGGTCCCCTGGAACCCTTGCGGGGAGTCCGCCGAACCATGGCTCGAGCCATGGCCACCGCCCATGCGGAAGTGGTCCCGGTCACCGTCAATGATGATGCGGATATCCAGGCCTGGAGCCCGGAGGAAGACATCACCCTGCGCCTTATCCGCGCCATTGTCACTGCCTGCCAAGCGGAACCCGCCCTTAATGCCTGGTATGACAGTCATGCCATCGGGCGGCGGATACTCAAGAAAATTGATCTCGGCATTGCCGTCGATACCCCCGATGGGCTTTTTGTACCGGTCCTGCGGGATGTGGGTAACCGTGAGCCGGCCAATCTTCGCCAAGGACTCGATGCCATCAAGCAGGCGGTGCGGGAGCGTAAACTCCCACCCGAAGAATTACGGGGCTATACCTTTACCCTCTCCAATTTCGGCACCTTTGGCGGACGCTACGCCGATCCCGTGGTAATACCGCCTACCGTCGCCATCCTAGGCGCGGGCCGTCTCCATGAGGCGGTGGTCCCCGTCAACGGCAAACCGGAAATACACCGCATTCTTCCTTTGTCATTAACCTTCGATCACCGCTCGGTCACCGGCGGTGAAGCCACCCGCTTTCTGATGGTGGCCATTCAGGACCTGGAAAAGGCCGAGTAA
- a CDS encoding alpha-ketoacid dehydrogenase subunit beta, translating to MPEITLVEAVNLAMAHEMGVDDNVVVLGEDVGVNGGVFRATVGLQARFGKERVFDTPLAEGLIAGMSIGLAAEGLKPIAEIQFMGFIYPIIDQIINHASRLRNRTRGRLTCPMVLRAPYGGGIHAPEHHSESTEALFAHIPGLRVVIPSSPTRAYGLLLAAIRDPDPVIFLEPKRIYRLVKQDVADDGEALPLDVCFVLRDGTDVTLVAWGAMIHETLAAAEKLAQEGISAEVIDVATLKPLDMETILESVTKTGRCVIVHEAARTCGVGAEIAAQLAEQGLLNLLAPVQRVTGYDTIMPLFRLEKQYLPDTDSIVAAAKKTLEFA from the coding sequence ATGCCTGAAATTACTTTAGTAGAGGCGGTCAACCTGGCAATGGCCCATGAAATGGGGGTCGATGACAACGTGGTGGTCCTGGGAGAGGATGTGGGGGTCAATGGCGGCGTATTCCGCGCTACGGTCGGCCTTCAAGCCCGTTTTGGCAAGGAGCGGGTGTTTGACACCCCCCTAGCCGAAGGACTCATTGCGGGAATGTCCATTGGCCTGGCGGCAGAGGGACTAAAGCCCATCGCCGAAATCCAATTTATGGGGTTTATTTATCCGATCATCGACCAAATCATCAACCATGCCTCCCGGCTCCGCAATCGCACCCGCGGGCGGCTGACCTGTCCGATGGTCCTCCGGGCCCCCTATGGCGGAGGTATCCATGCCCCAGAGCACCATTCCGAGAGCACCGAGGCCCTATTTGCCCATATTCCGGGACTGCGGGTTGTCATCCCCTCCTCGCCAACCCGCGCCTACGGCTTGCTCCTGGCCGCTATCCGGGATCCCGATCCGGTGATTTTCCTGGAGCCCAAACGGATTTACCGGCTAGTCAAACAGGACGTTGCCGACGATGGCGAGGCCCTACCCCTGGATGTGTGTTTTGTGCTGCGAGATGGCACCGATGTCACGCTCGTGGCCTGGGGCGCCATGATCCACGAAACCCTTGCTGCTGCCGAGAAGCTAGCCCAGGAGGGGATCAGCGCCGAAGTGATTGATGTGGCCACGTTGAAACCCCTCGACATGGAAACGATTTTGGAATCGGTCACCAAAACCGGGCGCTGCGTGATCGTCCATGAAGCGGCGCGCACCTGTGGGGTCGGTGCCGAAATTGCTGCCCAGTTGGCCGAACAGGGGCTGTTGAATCTGCTGGCGCCCGTCCAAAGGGTCACCGGCTATGACACCATCATGCCCCTATTTCGTCTGGAAAAACAGTATCTACCCGATACCGACTCTATCGTGGCCGCAGCAAAGAAAACATTGGAGTTCGCATGA
- the pdhA gene encoding pyruvate dehydrogenase (acetyl-transferring) E1 component subunit alpha has product MATVAHFEVHYTQYLNEKAEILDSLPPFAQDSKNLLPLYRAMALTRLFDKKAVSLQRTGQLGTYASSLGQEAISVAIGHVMVPEDTLLTSYREYGAQLQRGVTMTELLLYWGGDERGMAYQGSRQDFPISVPVASQIPHAVGVGYAIKLRREPRVAVCVLGDGATSKGDFYEAINAAGVWNLPVVFVINNNCWAISVPLEGQTHAQTLAQKAIAAGIPGEQVDGNDVIALQDRIHNGVEKARRGEGPCLIEALTYRLCDHTTADDASRYREQAEVEARWGFDPLQRLRTHLTQVGAWDETQEQALQTELTQQVEEAVQKYLGTLPQAPESMFDYLYETLPTALSGQRQAAIARGKTHA; this is encoded by the coding sequence TTGGCTACTGTCGCCCATTTCGAAGTCCACTACACCCAGTACCTCAACGAAAAAGCCGAAATTCTCGACTCCCTGCCTCCCTTTGCCCAAGACTCTAAAAATCTGCTTCCCCTCTACCGGGCCATGGCCCTGACCCGCCTCTTTGACAAGAAGGCGGTATCATTACAACGCACGGGACAATTAGGAACCTATGCTTCTTCCCTGGGACAGGAGGCCATTTCCGTGGCCATCGGCCATGTCATGGTTCCCGAAGATACTCTCCTGACCAGTTACCGGGAATATGGGGCCCAATTGCAGCGAGGCGTCACCATGACCGAGCTGCTCCTTTATTGGGGGGGCGATGAGCGCGGCATGGCCTATCAGGGGTCCCGCCAAGACTTTCCTATTTCTGTTCCCGTTGCCAGCCAAATCCCCCATGCGGTGGGGGTAGGCTATGCCATAAAACTGCGGCGTGAACCCCGGGTGGCAGTGTGCGTACTGGGGGATGGGGCCACCTCTAAAGGGGATTTCTACGAAGCCATTAATGCGGCTGGGGTATGGAATTTACCGGTAGTATTTGTCATTAACAACAACTGCTGGGCCATCTCGGTCCCCCTGGAAGGTCAGACCCATGCCCAGACCTTAGCCCAAAAAGCCATTGCCGCCGGCATCCCCGGCGAGCAAGTCGATGGCAATGATGTGATTGCCCTCCAAGACCGCATCCACAATGGGGTGGAAAAAGCCCGTCGCGGCGAAGGACCGTGCCTGATTGAAGCCCTCACTTATCGGCTCTGCGATCACACCACCGCTGATGATGCCAGTCGCTACCGAGAACAAGCAGAGGTGGAAGCCCGTTGGGGCTTCGATCCCCTCCAACGGCTGCGGACCCATCTCACCCAAGTCGGCGCCTGGGACGAAACACAGGAACAGGCCCTCCAAACGGAACTTACCCAACAAGTTGAAGAAGCCGTCCAAAAATACTTGGGTACTCTTCCCCAAGCACCGGAAAGCATGTTTGATTATCTTTATGAGACCTTGCCCACCGCCCTGAGCGGACAGCGCCAGGCAGCCATTGCCAGGGGGAAAACCCATGCCTGA
- a CDS encoding Leu/Phe/Val dehydrogenase, whose amino-acid sequence MATPHVLQTSPSAHPIPEDKFDLFQYAQMLRFGDVHFHLDPATQLQAIVAIHNTRLGPAFGGCRCVPYASTHDAIQDAMRLAQGMSYKNALARLPYGGGKAVLIRPPEIQDREAYFEAFGQFVENLGGRYITAVDSGTAVADMDYAARRTLHVLCTSRHRGGSGDPSPHTALGVRLGIQAAVTHKLKRSDLEGLQVAIQGAGHVGYYLAKELHALGARLSVCDINEKTVQRCGDEFNARIVPPEAIYDLPCQVFAPCALGGVINDHTLPRLQASIIAGAANNQLLQSRHGKILQEQGILYAPDYVINAGGAIRAVIEEETELKAKIENIYPTLMEIFQRAGDSHQATNEIADHMAEEILYGPPGEPTILIE is encoded by the coding sequence ATGGCCACACCCCACGTTTTACAAACTTCTCCCTCCGCTCATCCAATTCCTGAGGATAAATTCGATCTTTTTCAATATGCGCAAATGCTCAGGTTTGGTGATGTCCATTTCCACCTCGACCCGGCTACGCAACTCCAAGCAATAGTCGCCATTCACAATACCCGCTTGGGACCGGCATTTGGCGGCTGCCGCTGTGTTCCCTATGCCTCCACCCACGACGCTATTCAAGATGCCATGCGGCTCGCCCAAGGAATGAGCTACAAAAATGCCCTGGCGCGTCTGCCCTATGGAGGAGGGAAAGCGGTACTTATCCGGCCACCGGAAATCCAGGACCGGGAGGCCTACTTCGAAGCCTTTGGCCAATTCGTGGAAAACCTAGGGGGACGTTACATCACCGCCGTCGACAGCGGCACGGCAGTAGCGGATATGGATTATGCGGCCCGGCGTACCCTCCATGTCCTGTGTACTTCAAGGCACCGGGGAGGCAGCGGTGATCCCTCGCCCCATACGGCACTCGGCGTTCGCCTCGGCATTCAAGCCGCGGTGACCCATAAACTCAAGCGTTCTGATTTGGAAGGTCTCCAAGTGGCCATCCAAGGCGCCGGCCACGTGGGCTATTATTTAGCTAAGGAACTCCATGCGCTAGGCGCACGCCTGAGTGTGTGCGATATCAATGAAAAAACGGTTCAGCGCTGTGGGGATGAATTTAATGCCCGGATAGTGCCCCCGGAAGCGATTTATGATTTACCTTGCCAAGTATTCGCCCCTTGCGCTTTAGGAGGGGTGATCAATGATCACACCCTGCCACGGCTGCAAGCCTCCATCATTGCCGGTGCAGCCAATAATCAATTGCTTCAATCCCGACATGGGAAAATCCTCCAGGAACAAGGAATTCTTTACGCTCCAGACTATGTGATTAATGCCGGCGGCGCCATCCGTGCTGTGATAGAAGAAGAAACGGAACTCAAAGCCAAGATAGAAAATATTTACCCCACCCTCATGGAGATCTTCCAACGGGCGGGCGATAGCCACCAAGCCACCAATGAGATTGCCGATCACATGGCGGAAGAAATCCTCTATGGACCCCCAGGAGAACCCACTATACTTATTGAATAA
- a CDS encoding tryptophan 2,3-dioxygenase, whose product MSNQRPETSFEGEIQTDFQDKMTYGDYLCLDQVLSAQNPRSDPPHHDELLFIIQHQTTELWMKLILHELQAAIAYMKADTLEPCFKIFARIKLIQVQLFSQWGVLATLTPSEYAQFRHVLGQASGIQSMQYRAIEFTLGNKRRAMLEIFKDDPESYAKLQAILERPSIYDEFLRHLYRQGYAVPQESIRRDWSLPYQRNPKLIPVFKAIYENPRQHWDPYAMCEKFVDMEEQFQLWRFRHMKTVERIIGYKVGTGGSAGVAYLKKALDFTFFPELLDVRTEIGSVGD is encoded by the coding sequence ATGTCAAACCAGAGACCAGAGACTAGCTTTGAAGGGGAAATCCAAACGGATTTCCAAGACAAAATGACCTATGGAGATTATCTCTGTCTAGATCAGGTACTGAGTGCTCAAAATCCTCGCAGCGATCCCCCTCACCACGATGAGTTGTTATTTATTATTCAGCACCAAACCACAGAACTGTGGATGAAGTTAATTTTGCATGAATTGCAGGCGGCCATTGCCTATATGAAAGCGGATACCTTGGAGCCTTGTTTTAAAATTTTTGCCCGTATCAAATTAATTCAGGTTCAGTTGTTTTCCCAGTGGGGGGTATTGGCCACCTTGACCCCTAGTGAATATGCCCAATTCCGCCATGTGTTGGGGCAGGCTTCGGGAATCCAGTCCATGCAATATCGGGCCATTGAATTTACGCTAGGGAATAAACGGCGAGCGATGCTGGAAATTTTTAAGGATGATCCTGAAAGTTATGCCAAATTGCAGGCGATTCTGGAACGGCCCAGCATTTATGATGAATTTCTGCGCCACTTGTATCGGCAAGGTTATGCCGTGCCCCAGGAATCCATAAGGCGGGACTGGTCTTTGCCCTACCAACGTAATCCTAAACTCATCCCCGTGTTCAAGGCGATTTATGAGAACCCCCGGCAGCATTGGGACCCCTATGCCATGTGTGAGAAATTCGTGGATATGGAAGAGCAGTTCCAACTGTGGCGTTTCCGTCATATGAAAACGGTGGAACGGATCATCGGCTATAAAGTAGGGACGGGGGGATCAGCAGGCGTGGCCTATCTCAAAAAGGCCCTGGATTTTACTTTTTTCCCGGAATTGTTGGATGTGCGCACGGAGATTGGTAGTGTCGGAGATTGA
- a CDS encoding aminotransferase class V-fold PLP-dependent enzyme, producing MSEIEQAVRALGVGPLTEAGLISHIHPLFSRVLRHSAGEIYLANHSLGRPLDRTAQDVATGLDCWYQRMDEAWEDWQGAIHGFREQMAQLLQAPRADCVVPKASAGQALRAVLNCYDQKIQVVTTRGEFNSIDFILKVYAQRDRIALTFVEPDQEGHYHLEDVLTAMGEHTDLVVISMVMFVTGQRLADLKQFTRAAQDRGARVLVDLYHAVGVFPVEVEALGADFVIGGCYKYLRGGPGACWLYLHPRHLDGSLVSLDTGWFAQEAPFAFQRPSPPRFARGGDAFLESTTAILPFYQARAGLDLTLALGVERLRTYSLGQLSRLRERLAGRAIKVFGSLTDCGAFVAIPHPEAAKLSQRLAAQGVRTDAREGYLRLGPDILNTEEEIDTAVDRLVTVWEGC from the coding sequence GTGTCGGAGATTGAACAGGCGGTCCGGGCCTTGGGGGTGGGACCACTGACTGAGGCGGGGTTAATTTCCCACATTCATCCACTTTTTTCCCGGGTTCTGCGCCATTCAGCAGGTGAAATTTATCTTGCCAATCACTCTTTAGGCCGGCCCTTGGACCGCACTGCCCAAGATGTGGCCACCGGCCTGGATTGTTGGTATCAGCGCATGGATGAGGCCTGGGAAGACTGGCAAGGAGCGATCCACGGCTTTCGGGAGCAAATGGCCCAGTTACTCCAGGCTCCCCGTGCAGACTGTGTCGTGCCTAAAGCCAGTGCCGGTCAGGCGCTACGGGCGGTACTCAATTGCTATGACCAAAAAATCCAGGTGGTCACCACGCGAGGCGAGTTCAATTCTATTGATTTTATTTTGAAGGTTTATGCCCAGCGGGATCGAATTGCCTTGACCTTTGTGGAGCCCGATCAGGAGGGGCATTACCATCTGGAGGATGTTCTGACGGCCATGGGGGAGCATACCGATCTGGTGGTGATCTCCATGGTCATGTTTGTCACCGGCCAGAGACTGGCTGATTTAAAGCAGTTCACGAGGGCTGCTCAGGATCGGGGTGCTCGCGTATTGGTTGACCTCTACCATGCTGTCGGGGTGTTCCCGGTAGAGGTGGAAGCACTGGGAGCTGATTTTGTCATCGGGGGTTGCTACAAATACTTACGCGGCGGTCCAGGCGCATGTTGGCTGTATTTACATCCCCGCCACTTAGACGGTTCCCTGGTTTCTTTGGATACGGGTTGGTTTGCCCAGGAGGCCCCCTTTGCCTTCCAGCGACCCTCACCTCCCCGCTTTGCTCGGGGGGGAGATGCTTTTCTTGAATCCACGACTGCCATATTGCCCTTTTACCAGGCCAGAGCTGGACTGGATTTGACCTTAGCCCTCGGCGTGGAGCGGCTGCGGACTTATTCTTTAGGACAATTATCTCGCTTAAGGGAAAGATTAGCCGGCCGCGCTATCAAAGTCTTTGGCTCCCTTACAGACTGTGGCGCCTTTGTGGCGATTCCCCATCCCGAGGCGGCGAAGCTGTCCCAAAGGTTGGCGGCCCAGGGTGTTCGGACCGATGCCCGGGAGGGCTATTTGCGCTTAGGGCCGGATATTCTCAATACCGAGGAAGAAATCGATACTGCCGTGGACCGATTAGTCACGGTGTGGGAGGGATGCTGA